From Penaeus monodon isolate SGIC_2016 chromosome 6, NSTDA_Pmon_1, whole genome shotgun sequence, the proteins below share one genomic window:
- the LOC119574229 gene encoding glycerol kinase-like, producing the protein MWSGSVANGPVSGKHGPLVGAVDQGTSSTRFLVFAAGTGEVLTYHQEEVAQLYPKEGWVEQDPMALLKSVLTCIEKTVENLRTLEIDPADIKAVGITNQRETTVVWDKRTGEPLANAVVWLDARTASTVEEVLKETPGQSQDYLRDLCGLPITTYFSALKLRWLLDNVKEVKQACDEGNLLFGTVDTWLLWNLTGALDGGLHVTDVTNASRTMLMNIRDLKWDPNLCKFFKIPMSVLPEIRSSSEVYGYITQGPLLGVPISGVLGDQQAALVGQMCLQSGQAKNTYGTGCFLLYNTGTQIVLSEHGLLTTVAYKLGKGAPTIYALEGSVAIAGAAVRWLRDNLNLIKNSADIEPLAKTVKDSGGVYFVPAFSGLFAPYWRTDARGTICGLTQGSTGAHLARAVLEAVCFQTREILDSMQKDSGIVLNKLQVDGGMTSNNTLLQLQADIAGVPVARPSMTETTALGAAMAAGAAEGIAIWDLTKLTPLTTDDFTPSILPEERERRYERWCMAVERCMGWELPREKQPGPDQEYRLLSSVPPGLFILSSFFVLMIANHLHVPS; encoded by the exons ATGTGGTCTGGCTCAGTTGCCAATGGACCTGTCAGCGGCAAGCATGGACCCCTCGTGGGTGCCGTGGATCAGGGGACCTCATCAACACGGTTCTTG GTGTTTGCTGCAGGGACAGGTGAAGTGCTCACCTACCACCAAGAGGAGGTGGCACAGCTCTACCCCAAGGAGGGCTGGGTGGAACAAGACCCCATGGCTTTGCTCAAGTCTGTACTTACCTGCATTGAAAAGACAGTAGAGAACCTCAG AACCTTAGAGATAGACCCAGCAGACATTAAGGCAGTAGGCATCACCAACCAACGGGAAACGACAGTGGTTTGGGACAAGAGAACAGGGGAACCTCTTGCAAATGCTGTTG TCTGGCTAGATGCCCGCACAGCATCCACGGTGGAGGAGGTACTTAAAGAGACTCCAGGCCAGAGTCAGGACTACTTGCGAGACCTGTGTGGTTTGCCCATCACTACTTACTTCTCAGCTTTGAAACTACGCTGGCTCCTTGATAATGTAAAGGAGGTGAAGCAAGCATGTGATGAGGGGAACCTGCTttttggaacagttgacaccTGGCTCTTGTGG AACTTGACAGGGGCCTTAGATGGGGGATTACATGTAACAGATGTGACAAATGCATCACGAACAATGCTCATGAACATCAGGGACCTAAAATGGGACCCCAATCTCTGCAA ATTCTTTAAAATTCCAATGTCTGTATTACCTGAGATCCGCAGCAGTTCAGAGGTATATGGATACATTACTCAGGGTCCTCTCCTAGGGGTTCCAATATCAGGG GTTTTAGGTGATCAGCAGGCTGCGCTGGTGGGTCAGATGTGCCTGCAAAGTGGACAGGCAAAGAATACTTATGGAACTGGATGTTTTCTCCTCTACAATACTGGTACACAG ATTGTGCTGAGTGAACATGGGTTGCTGACAACAGTAGCCTACAAGCTGGGCAAGGGAGCCCCCACCATCTATGCCCTTGAGGGATCAGTGGCCATTGCTGGGGCAGCTGTACGCTGGCTCAGGGACAACCTCAATTTAATCAAGAACTCAGCTGACATCGAGCCCCTGGCTAAGACAGTCAAGGACTCTGGGGGCGTATACTTTGTGCCTGCATTCTCAGGACTCTTTGCTCCCTACTGGAGGACAGATGCAAGAGG GACCATCTGTGGACTCACGCAGGGGAGCACTGGAGCTCACTTGGCTCGGGCGGTACTGGAGGCTGTGTGCTTCCAGACCCGTGAGATCCTGGACTCCATGCAGAAGGACTCGGGCATCGTGCTTAACAAACTGCAGGTGGATGGGGGGATGACCAGTAACAACACCCTACTCCAGTTGCAGGCCGACATTGCTGGCGTTCCAGTTG CTCGACCAAGCATGACAGAGACCACAGCCCTGGGAGCCGCAATGGCTGCGGGGGCTGCTGAGGGCATTGCCATATGGGACCTAACCAAGCTCACACCTCTCACCACAGATGACTTCACTCCATCTATATTGCCTGAGG AGCGAGAGCGGCGCTACGAGAGATGGTGCATGGCAGTGGAGCGCTGTATGGGGTGGGAGCTCCCCCGGGAGAAACAGCCTGGACCAG